One stretch of Scyliorhinus canicula chromosome 7, sScyCan1.1, whole genome shotgun sequence DNA includes these proteins:
- the LOC119969191 gene encoding ribose-phosphate pyrophosphokinase 2-like isoform X2, with product MSRAPISAKLVANMLSVAGADHIITMDLHASQIQGFFDIPVDNLYAEPAVLQWIKENIPEWRNSIIVSPDAGGAKRVTSIADRLNVEFALIHKERKKANEVDRMVLVGDVKDRVAILVDDMADTCGTICHAAEKLVCAGATKVYAILTHGIFSGPAISRINNAAFEAIVVTNTIPQEEKMKICPKVRVVDISMMLAEAIRRTHNGESVSYLFSHVPL from the exons AGTCGCGCCCCAATTTCAGCTAAGCTTGTGGCCAACATGCTGTCAGTTGCTGgggcagatcatatcatcaccaTGGATTTGCATGCCTCTCAGATACAG GGTTTCTTTGATATACCTGTGGATAACTTGTATGCAGAACCAGCAGTACTGCAGTGGATAAAGGAAAATATTCCAGAATGGAGGAATTCTATAATTGTCTCTCCAGATGCTGGTGGAGCTAAAAG GGTGACATCAATTGCTGATAGATTAAATGTTGAATTTGCACTGATccacaaagaaagaaagaaggcaaatgaggTGGATAGAATGGTGCTTGTTGGCGATGTTAAAGATAGAGTGGCCATTCTTGTGGATGACATGGCAGACACATGTGGAACCATATGTCATGCAGCTGAGAA ATTGGTGTGTGCTGGTGCTACCAAAGTTTATGCTATCCTTACACATGGTATCTTCTCTGGCCCTGCCATTAGTCGAATAAACAATGCGGCTTTTGAAGCTATTGTCGTAACAAACACCATTCCACAAGAAGAAAAAATGAAGATTTGCCCAAAAGTTCGG GTGGTTGATATATCTATGATGCTGGCTGAGGCAATACGGAGGACCCACAATGGAGAATCTGTGTCATACCTGTTCAGCCACGTTCCCCTATAA
- the LOC119969191 gene encoding ribose-phosphate pyrophosphokinase 2-like isoform X4, translating to MLSVAGADHIITMDLHASQIQGFFDIPVDNLYAEPAVLQWIKENIPEWRNSIIVSPDAGGAKRVTSIADRLNVEFALIHKERKKANEVDRMVLVGDVKDRVAILVDDMADTCGTICHAAEKLVCAGATKVYAILTHGIFSGPAISRINNAAFEAIVVTNTIPQEEKMKICPKVRVVDISMMLAEAIRRTHNGESVSYLFSHVPL from the exons ATGCTGTCAGTTGCTGgggcagatcatatcatcaccaTGGATTTGCATGCCTCTCAGATACAG GGTTTCTTTGATATACCTGTGGATAACTTGTATGCAGAACCAGCAGTACTGCAGTGGATAAAGGAAAATATTCCAGAATGGAGGAATTCTATAATTGTCTCTCCAGATGCTGGTGGAGCTAAAAG GGTGACATCAATTGCTGATAGATTAAATGTTGAATTTGCACTGATccacaaagaaagaaagaaggcaaatgaggTGGATAGAATGGTGCTTGTTGGCGATGTTAAAGATAGAGTGGCCATTCTTGTGGATGACATGGCAGACACATGTGGAACCATATGTCATGCAGCTGAGAA ATTGGTGTGTGCTGGTGCTACCAAAGTTTATGCTATCCTTACACATGGTATCTTCTCTGGCCCTGCCATTAGTCGAATAAACAATGCGGCTTTTGAAGCTATTGTCGTAACAAACACCATTCCACAAGAAGAAAAAATGAAGATTTGCCCAAAAGTTCGG GTGGTTGATATATCTATGATGCTGGCTGAGGCAATACGGAGGACCCACAATGGAGAATCTGTGTCATACCTGTTCAGCCACGTTCCCCTATAA
- the LOC119969191 gene encoding ribose-phosphate pyrophosphokinase 2-like isoform X3 translates to MIDLKPVWDDSFDGKDQDIWLLMREKRIAEGFFDIPVDNLYAEPAVLQWIKENIPEWRNSIIVSPDAGGAKRVTSIADRLNVEFALIHKERKKANEVDRMVLVGDVKDRVAILVDDMADTCGTICHAAEKLVCAGATKVYAILTHGIFSGPAISRINNAAFEAIVVTNTIPQEEKMKICPKVRVVDISMMLAEAIRRTHNGESVSYLFSHVPL, encoded by the exons ATGATAGACCTCAAACCAGTGTGGGATGATTCCTTTGATGGTAAAGATCAAGATATATGGCTATTGATGAGAGAAAAAAGGATTGCAGAG GGTTTCTTTGATATACCTGTGGATAACTTGTATGCAGAACCAGCAGTACTGCAGTGGATAAAGGAAAATATTCCAGAATGGAGGAATTCTATAATTGTCTCTCCAGATGCTGGTGGAGCTAAAAG GGTGACATCAATTGCTGATAGATTAAATGTTGAATTTGCACTGATccacaaagaaagaaagaaggcaaatgaggTGGATAGAATGGTGCTTGTTGGCGATGTTAAAGATAGAGTGGCCATTCTTGTGGATGACATGGCAGACACATGTGGAACCATATGTCATGCAGCTGAGAA ATTGGTGTGTGCTGGTGCTACCAAAGTTTATGCTATCCTTACACATGGTATCTTCTCTGGCCCTGCCATTAGTCGAATAAACAATGCGGCTTTTGAAGCTATTGTCGTAACAAACACCATTCCACAAGAAGAAAAAATGAAGATTTGCCCAAAAGTTCGG GTGGTTGATATATCTATGATGCTGGCTGAGGCAATACGGAGGACCCACAATGGAGAATCTGTGTCATACCTGTTCAGCCACGTTCCCCTATAA